From Phragmites australis chromosome 5, lpPhrAust1.1, whole genome shotgun sequence, a single genomic window includes:
- the LOC133918663 gene encoding abscisic acid receptor PYL9-like produces MEPHMESALRQGLSEQEQRELEGVVREHHTFPGRAPGTCTSLVMQRVDAPLAVVWPIVRGFANPQRYKHFIKSSDLKVGDGSTVGSVREVTVVSGLPASTSTERLEILDDDRHILSFRVVGGDHRLRNYRSVTSVTEFQPGPYCVVVESYVVDVPEGNTEEDTRMFTDTVVKLNLQKLAAIATTSSSSSPRPSAGTPDH; encoded by the coding sequence ATGGAACCTCACATGGAGAGCGCGCTGCGGCAGGGTCTGTCGGAGCAGGAGCAGCGCGAGCTGGAGGGCGTGGTGCGCGAGCACCACACGTTCCCGGGCCGCGCGCCGGGGACGTGCACGTCGCTGGTGATGCAGCGCGTGGacgcgccgctcgccgtcgtgTGGCCCATCGTGCGTGGTTTCGCCAACCCGCAGCGTTACAAACACTTCATCAAGTCCAGCGACCTCAAGGTCGGCGACGGCTCCACCGTCGGCAGCGTCCGCGAGGTCACCGTCGTCTCGGGCCTCCCGGCCTCCACCAGCACCGAGCGCCTCGAGATCCTCGACGACGACCGTCACATCCTCAGCTTCCGCGTCGTCGGCGGCGACCACCGCCTCCGCAACTACCGCTCCGTCACCTCCGTCACCGAGTTCCAGCCGGGCCCCTACTGCGTCGTCGTCGAGTCATACGTCGTCGACGTCCCCGAGGGCAACACTGAGGAGGACACGCGCATGTTCACAGACACCGTCGTCAAGCTCAACCTCCAGAAGCTCGCCGCcatcgccaccacctcctcctcctcttcgccgcGGCCCTCCGCCGGCACCCCGGATCACTGA
- the LOC133918659 gene encoding serine/threonine-protein phosphatase 7 long form homolog — protein sequence MAHGGLPELLQQRYDENHRGRMIFTGQQLGPLRARSVHKIKELDPRFHEPLARAGLLPFALMMAGAPMEVGGRTPLPTIDEALLTGLVDRWRPETHTFHFPFGEMAVTLRDVAMLTGLPIRGAPLIVSRPAREQWKGYVADRFGVQYDGKDAGLSMSWVHGLTQFGPCPLDADENTLMQHYEVYLYVLLGGIMFCNTAGDYVVPHIVWLAAHLASHPYEPTSYSWGSAVLAATYRGLCDATQRTKRKATITGCLHLLQLWSWEYLPISRPWVLKCYYPVHISDGIADDIRPTMGYRWIHARLRWSQQQDHGNYSRVISDLDILSADLVDWDP from the exons atggctcatggtggtcttcccgagcttcttcagcagcggtacgacgagaaccataggggaaggatgatattcACAGGACAGCAG ttgggtccgttacgagcccggagtgtgcacaagattaaggagttggaccctcgattccacgagccactcgcacgggcgggactactacctttcgctctcatgatggccggagctcccatggaggtcggtggtaggacacctctcccgacaattgatgaggcactgctcacaggtctcgtcgaccgctggcgtcctgagacacacactttccactttccttttggtgagatggcagTAACACtgcgggacgtggccatgctgaccgggctgccaataaggggtgccccgttaatagtttcgcgacccgcaagggagcagtggaagggttatgttgcagatag gtttggtgtgcaatacgacgggaaggatgctggcctctccatgtcctgggttcatgggctgacacagttcggtccatgcccactggatgcggacgagaatacacttatgcaacactatgaggtgtacttatacgtcctgctcggaggcatcatgttctgcaacacggcaggcgattatgtcgtcccacatattgtatggttagcagcccacctcgcgtcacatccttatgagcctacatcttacagttggggatctgcagtgttggctgcaacctacagaggattgtgtgatgcaacccagcgaacAAAGAGGAAGGCAACCATTACAGGGTGCTTACATCTCTTACAGTtatggagttgggagtacctcccgatttccagaccttgggtgctcaagtgctactacccagttcacatctctgatggcattgcagatgacataaggccaacgatggggtatcggtggattcatgccaggctaagatggagtcagcagcaagaccatggtaactactccaggGTGATAAGTGACCTGGACATCCTTAGCGCTGATCTAGTGGATTGGGATCCATGA
- the LOC133918660 gene encoding uncharacterized protein LOC133918660: MGEVHTKTGMLINYHTAWRAKQKALKMLFGSFEESYNNAPRLLQKIAMTNPGTQWAMADEPIRLDDGSYSTTDRYLIRLFWSFGQCIEAFRHCRPVVCVDATFLSGKFHGTLMTAMAADANNQIIPLAFAMVESENNDSWLWFLTLVRTRVVGNRERVCVISDRNKGLLHALDVLHDSTNCSIAWPDVERRWCMRHLGANLYTRYRSKSLVKRFKGLCLQNQQAKFNEIWRELNETTRKMMADQQAGEDQLRAQMVGGQTIVSRSRGTFSQWIAGKPAERWALIHDTHGARYSIMTTNIAEAFNNVLKGVRGLPLCAIIELTFYRTADYFRDRGNAAMKCSTRFSPKVEQIISRRRSKAHFHRSRIYDLANNDFEVMCRRRYASGYSAGDTVQQCQLGPNEVKCTCNKPKLHHIPCSHVLAACRDIGGNDGSQYVSPYFTIDALRSTWLPKMRSFNIGTNYKSIEGPKWVPYPRARRTDPGRPRSTRLQGDMDEADAVDGLRRCKLCKQPGHDRRTCPTRQ, encoded by the exons atgggggaggtgcacactaagactggcatgcttatcaattaccacaccgcgtggcgagcgaagcagaaggcgttgaagatgctgtttggaagcttcgaagagtcatacaacaatgctccaagactgctgcagaagattgccatgacgaatccagggactcagtgggccatggcggatgagccgatcaggctagatgatgggtcatatagcaccactgaccgatacctcattaggttattctggtcctttggacaatgcatcgaagcattcagACATTGTaggccggttgtatgcgtggatgccacatttctaagcggcaagttccatggtacccttatgacagcaatggcggcggatgcaaataatcagatcattcctctcgcctttgcaatggttgagagtgaaaacaatgatagttggctgtggttcctcaccttggtaaggacacgtgtcgtgggaaatagggaacgagtttgcgtcatctcagaccgcaacaagggtcttctgcatgcgttggacgtgctgcatgatagcacaaactgctccattgcatggcctgatgtggagagaagatggtgcatgcgacacttgggcgcgaacctgtacacaaggtaccgcagcaagtcgcttgtaaagagattcaaagggctatgtcttcagaaccagcaggcgaagttcaatgagatatggagagagttaaatgagaccactcgcaagatgatggcagaccagcaagcaggggaggatcaactgcgggcgcaaatggttgggggccaaactatcgttagtcgttcacgtggtacatttagccagtggatagcggggaagccggcggagcgttgggcccttatccatgacactcatggtgccag gtactccatcatgacaacgaacatagcggaggcgttcaacaatgtcctgaagggagtacggggcctcccgttgtgtgccattattgagctcacattctacagaacggcggactactttcgagaccgtggtaatgctgctatgaagtgcagcacacggttttcacctaaggtggagcaaatcatatcaagaaggaggagcaaggcacactttcatcggtcgaggatctacgacttggccaacaatgactttgaggtcatgtgccgccgtaggtatgcttcagggtatagcgccggggacaccgtgcagcaatgtcaacttggacctaacgaggtgaagtgcacatgcaataagccaaaactgcaccatatcccgtgctcgcatgtcttagccgcttgcagggacataggtggcaatgacggatcacagtacgtatcaccgtacttcacgatcgatgcattgaggagcacatggcttccgaagatgcggtcctttaacatcggaaccaactacaaatcgatcgagggccctaagtgggtaccttatccacgagcacgacgcacagatcctggaaggcctagatctacgaggctgcaaggtgacatggatgaagcagatgctgttgatggccttcgcaggtgcaaactttgcaaacaacctggacatgacaggaggacttgcccgacccgtcagtaa